The Burkholderia pyrrocinia genomic sequence CGCGATCGTCGGCGCGACGCTGGCGGCGGTCGGTGTCGCGTTGCAGGCGGCGACCGCGAACCGCCTCGCCGATCCGCACCTGCTCGGCGTCAGCGCGGGCGCGATGTTCGGCGCCGTCGCGGTCACGGTGGTGGCCGGCGCGGCGTTCGGCCCGTTCACGCTGTCGGCCGCCGCCTTCGCGGGCGCGCTTGCGGCGACCGCGTGCGTCGTCGCGCTTGCTTACCGGCACGGCCGGCTCGAATCGGATCGCTTGCTGCTCGCGGGCGTATCGGTGTCGTTCATGATGGCCGCGTTCGGCAATCTGCTGCTGTACCTCGGCGATCAACGCGCCGCGTCGTCGGTGCTGTTCTGGATGCTCGGCGGCGTCGGGCTCGCGCGCTGGGATCTGCTGCCGGTGCCGGGCGTGTGCGCGGCACTCGCCGGCGGCGCGCTGTATGCGCGACGGCGCGAACTGAATGCGCTGATGTCGGGCGACGTCGCGGCGGCCGCGCTCGGCGTGCCGAGCGCGCGGATGCGGCGCGAGGTGTTTGTCGTCGCATCGTTCGCGACGGGCGCGATGGTCGC encodes the following:
- a CDS encoding FecCD family ABC transporter permease; this encodes MSAGERVSRPRMRVVLPALAVLLIVSIVVSAAFGPAPIAMPVAVRIVAAHLASAFGAVGALAAGAGDDSIVWLIRMPRALLAAIVGATLAAVGVALQAATANRLADPHLLGVSAGAMFGAVAVTVVAGAAFGPFTLSAAAFAGALAATACVVALAYRHGRLESDRLLLAGVSVSFMMAAFGNLLLYLGDQRAASSVLFWMLGGVGLARWDLLPVPGVCAALAGGALYARRRELNALMSGDVAAAALGVPSARMRREVFVVASFATGAMVAVSGAIGFVGLVTPHLCRRVVGAEHGRLLPVAALTGAILLVWADVAARTLAAPEDLPIGIVTALFGSLFFVALLRRR